In the genome of Synechococcus sp. CB0101, the window GGCCTTGCCCCTGTGGCGTTGCCGCATCCAGAGTTGCCAACCGGCGGCCACCTGGCCCTGGGGGCACAGATCAAAGGCGCCTTTGCACTGCAGACCGCCAGCCACCGCCTGCTCAGCCCCGACCTGGGGGATCTGAGCAGCCTCGCGGGCAACGCCCATCACCAACAGAGCTGCCGGGAGTGGCTGAGGCGCCATGGCCTGGCCGTGAGCCGCCTGGTTTGCGATCAGCACCCCGGCTACAGCAGCAGCGCCTGGGCCAAGGCATGGGCCCAGCGTGATGCAGTGCCACTGCTGCAGGTGCAACACCACCACGCCCATCTGCTCGCCGTGATGGCCGAACACCGCATCACCGGCCCTGCGCTGGGCGTGGCCTGGGATGGCTCCGGCCAGGGGGGCGACGGCAGCCTCTGGGGCGGCGAAGCGTTAGCGATCCACGGAGATCGCTACACGCGGATCGCCCATCTACGGCCCTGGCCGTTACCGGGAGGTGAGCGCGCCCAGCGGGAACCGCGCCGGGCGCTGTTGGGGATGCTGCTCGAGGCCTACGGCCCTGGATGGCGGGATCGCCTCCAACCCCGCCCACACCTGGCCTTCAGCGAGGAGGAGCTGCAGGTGTTGGAGCAGAGCGTGCAGCGGGGGATCAACGCACCACGGAGCTCCAGCATCGGCCGACTCTTTGATGCGGTGGCAGCTCTGTTGGGGCTGGCGCAGCAGTGCAGTTACGAAGCCCAAGCCGCCCTTGCCCTGGAAGCGCTGGCCATGGAGGCAGAGGCCAGCGCGCGCCAATGGCGGTTGCACTTGCCCTTACAACGACTCAGTGCACAGGAACCCTGGCAATGGAACTGGCAACCGCTGCTGGAGCAGCTGCTGGAGGCCCTCCAACAGAACACCCCAGCGCCTGGGCTCGCCCTGGCCTTTCATCAAGCCCTGGCCGAAGCGATCGCCGCCCTGGCCCGGGCGGAGCACTGCGAGCAACTCCTGCTGGCGGGAGGCTGCTTTCAGAACGCGCTGCTGCTCGAGCTCACCACCCGCGCCCTCCGCACGCAGGGATGCCAACCGCTCTGGCCGCAGCAACTCCCCTGCAACGACGCCGCCCTGCCAATCGGACAGCTGCTGGCGGCCGAAACCATGCCTATAAACCGGGTAGCCCCTGGGGCCGCGAACGATGTGCCTGGCCGTTGCCGGTGAACTGATCGAGATCAGTGAGCACAGCGATCCGCTGTGGCGCATGGGCGAGGTGAGCTTCGGGGGTGTGCTGCGCCAGGTGAGTCTGGCCTGCGTGCCCGAGGCCCGGGTGGGCGATCAGCTGCTGGTGCATGTGGGCGTGGCGCTCACGGTGCTGGAGCCCGAGCGATGAGCACGGAGGCAACCAGCGCCTGGCTGGATGGCAACGAGGCGGCGGCAAGAGTGGCCTATCGCCTCAACGAGGTGATGGCGATCTACCCGATCACCCCGGCCTCACCGATGGGCGAGTGGGCTGATGCCTGGGCGGCGGAAGGGCGACCCAACCTCTGGGGGCAGGTGCCGCAGGTGGTGGAGATGCAGAGCGAGGGCGGTGCCGCCGGCATGGTGCACGGCGCCCTTCAGGCCGGCGCCCTCACCACCACCTTCACGGCATCGCAGGGTCTGCTGTTGATGCTGCCCAACCTCTACAAAATTGCCGGCGAGCTCACAGCAGCGGTGATCCATGTGGCTGCGCGCACGCTGGCCACCTCGGCGTTGTCGATCTTTGGCGACCACAGCGATCTGATGGCCACCCGCGGCACGGGCTGGGGGCTGCTGATGGCGGCATCGGTGCAGGAGTGCGGCGACTTCGCGGCCATCGCCACCGCCGCCAGCCTGGCCGGCCGCGTGCCGTTGCTGCATGGCTTCGATGGCTTCCGCACCTCCCATGAGATTCAGCGGGTGGAGCTGATCAGCGATGCGGTGCTGCGCGAGCTGGTGCCCGAGGCAGTGGTGGCGGCCCACAGGGCCCGCGGCCTCTCCCCCGACCATCCGGCGCTGCGGGGCAGCAGCCAGAACCCCGATCTGTGCTTCCAGGCCCATGAGGCGGTGAACCCGTTCCAGAACGCCCTGCCAAGCCATGTGCAGGCGGCGATGGATCGCTTTGGCGCACTCACCGGTCGCCATTACCGCCTGTTCGACTACCACGGCCATCCCGAGGCCGATCGGGTGATCGCGCTGATGGGCAGCGGCTGCGAAACCGCCTGCGCCACCGCCGATGCCTTGATCGCCGCCGGGGAGCGGGTGGGGGTGCTGAAGGTGCGCCTATTCCGGCCCCTGGCCGCTGAGGCGTTGGTGGCGGCTCTACCGGCCAGCACCCGCCGGGTGGCGGTGCTGGATCGCTGCAAAGACCCCGGAAGCCAGGGCGAACCGCTCTACCTCGAGGTGCTGGCAGCACTGGATGAGCACTGGCCAGGAACCCAGAAACCGCAGGTGGTGGGGGGCCGCTACGGCATCGCCTCCAAGGAATTCACACCGGCGATGGTGAAGGCGGTGTTCACCAACCTGGCGTGCGAGCAGTCACGCCGCCACTTCACGGTGGGCATCGTCGACGACGTCACCCACCTCTCCCTGCCGCTGGAGCCGAACTTCAGCATCGAAGCCGCCGACAGCCTCCGGGCTGTGTTCGTGGGCCTGGGCTCCGACGGCACCGTGGGCGCCAACAAAAACACCCTCAAGATCGTGGGCGATGCCACCGGTCTGCACGGCCAGGGGTATTTCGTTTACGACTCGAAGAAGGCGGGCTCGATCACGGTGTCGCACCTGCGCTTCAGCCCGCAGCCGATCCATGCCAGCCATCTGATTGAGCAGGCCCAGCTGCTGGCCTGCCACCACTGGGATTTCCTCGAGCGCTTTGATCTGCTGGAGCTGGCCGCACCAGGCGGCACATTGCTGCTCAATGCCCCCTGGCCGGCCGAGCAGTGCTGGGCTCAACTGCCGGAGCGCGTGCAACAGCTGATCCAGCGCAAACGGCTGCGGGTGTTTGTGCTGAATGCTGCCGCCATTGCCCGCGAACATGGCCTGGGCGGACGCATCAACACCGTGATGCAGGTGGCTTTCTTCGCCGTAGCCAACCTGATGCCACTGGAGCAGGCGCTGAACGCCATGCGCACGGCGATCCAGAAGAGCTATGGCCGCAAAGGGGCGCAGGTGGTGGCAGCCAACCTGGCGGCGATCGAAGCGGCCCGCACCCAGCTGCAGGAGCTGGTGGTGCCTGCGGCCAAGGAGCCAACAGCGCTGGCGGAGCTGCCCATCCCAGCGGCCTTAGCGGAAGCACCGGCCGCCCTGCGCGAGCTGTTACTGCCGCAACTGCAGCGCCGCGGTGATCAGCTGCCCGTGAGCGCCCTGCCCTGCGACGGCAGCTTCGCCACCGCCACCAGCCAATGGGAGAAACGCAACATCGCCGAACAGGTGCCGGTGTGGGAGCCGGATCTATGCGTGCAGTGCGGCAAGTGCGTGATGGTGTGCCCCCATGCCGTGATTCGCGCCAAGGTGGCGGAGCCCGAGGCATTGGCCGCCGCCCCGGAAGGCTTCCGGAGCGCCCCAGCCCGCGATGCCCATTGGAGCGGCCAACGCTTCACGATTCAGGTGTCTGCTGAAGACTGCACCGGCTGCAACCTCTGTGTGGAGGTGTGCCCAGCCCGTGATCGCCGCGAACCGCGCCGCAAGGCTTTGAACATGGCGCCGCAGCGCCCCCTGCGCGAGCAGAACCGCCAACACTGGCCCTTCTTCCTGGAGCTGCCGGAGGCCAACCGCACCGCGCTCAACCTGCACCACATCAACCAGCAGCAGCTGCAGCGGCCCCTGTTCGAGTTCTCGGGCGCCTGCGCCGGCTGCGGCGAAACGCCCTACCTCAAACTCGCCAGCCAGCTGTTCGGCGATCGGATGGTGGTGGCCAACGCCACGGGTTGCTCATCGATCTACGGCGGCAATCTGCCCACCACCCCCTGGGCCACCAACGCTGAAGGGCGCGGACCGGCCTGGAGCAATTCGCTGTTTGAAGACAACGCCGAATTCGGCCTCGGCTTCCGCGTGGCCTTCGATCAACGCCGCCGCCGCGCCGAACAGCTGCTGCGTCAGCAGGCGGCGGAACTGCCCGAGGCGCTGGTGGATGGCCTGCTGCATGCCGACCAAGGCGATGAGGCCGGCATCCATGAGCAGCGCCAGCGGGTGGCCGAGCTGAAGCAGCGCACGACCGCGGCGGAACTGCTCGATCTGGCCGACGACCTGGTGAAACGCAGTGTCTGGATCGTGGGCGGAGACGGTTGGGCCTACGACATCGGCTACGGCGGCCTGGATCACCTGCTGGCCAGCCACCACGACGTGAACGTGCTGGTGCTCGACACGGAGGTGTACTCCAACACCGGCGGGCAGAT includes:
- the hypF gene encoding carbamoyltransferase HypF, whose product is MHTPPEAEQHLSLQLQGLVQGVGLRPHVVRLAQRHGLRGTVHNSAQGVQLELEGPRQSLEAFRACLLARPPERARIDHSASRWGPALGASDGVAILAPQSTGGATALVSPDLAICPSCLAELSDPSNRRYGYPFISCTDCGPRYSVVEQLPFEREHTSFRHFPLCPQCRREFGDPSDRRFHAQTISCPSCGPQLHWDGQPIGSTEAIQAAAEALAAGAVVALQGVGGFQLLVDPTHAAAVQQLRQRKGRPEKPLALLANSAWMERHCHCNAGERELWLGPAAPIVLLRRNADQPPAFAAGVAGITPWLGVMRPCSGLQHLLLEACGGVLVATSANRSGEPLCADGVADADVLRCLADHVLSHTLPLLNRIDDSVTRCAAGGPLVLRLGRGLAPVALPHPELPTGGHLALGAQIKGAFALQTASHRLLSPDLGDLSSLAGNAHHQQSCREWLRRHGLAVSRLVCDQHPGYSSSAWAKAWAQRDAVPLLQVQHHHAHLLAVMAEHRITGPALGVAWDGSGQGGDGSLWGGEALAIHGDRYTRIAHLRPWPLPGGERAQREPRRALLGMLLEAYGPGWRDRLQPRPHLAFSEEELQVLEQSVQRGINAPRSSSIGRLFDAVAALLGLAQQCSYEAQAALALEALAMEAEASARQWRLHLPLQRLSAQEPWQWNWQPLLEQLLEALQQNTPAPGLALAFHQALAEAIAALARAEHCEQLLLAGGCFQNALLLELTTRALRTQGCQPLWPQQLPCNDAALPIGQLLAAETMPINRVAPGAANDVPGRCR
- a CDS encoding HypC/HybG/HupF family hydrogenase formation chaperone, translated to MCLAVAGELIEISEHSDPLWRMGEVSFGGVLRQVSLACVPEARVGDQLLVHVGVALTVLEPER
- the nifJ gene encoding pyruvate:ferredoxin (flavodoxin) oxidoreductase, which gives rise to MSTEATSAWLDGNEAAARVAYRLNEVMAIYPITPASPMGEWADAWAAEGRPNLWGQVPQVVEMQSEGGAAGMVHGALQAGALTTTFTASQGLLLMLPNLYKIAGELTAAVIHVAARTLATSALSIFGDHSDLMATRGTGWGLLMAASVQECGDFAAIATAASLAGRVPLLHGFDGFRTSHEIQRVELISDAVLRELVPEAVVAAHRARGLSPDHPALRGSSQNPDLCFQAHEAVNPFQNALPSHVQAAMDRFGALTGRHYRLFDYHGHPEADRVIALMGSGCETACATADALIAAGERVGVLKVRLFRPLAAEALVAALPASTRRVAVLDRCKDPGSQGEPLYLEVLAALDEHWPGTQKPQVVGGRYGIASKEFTPAMVKAVFTNLACEQSRRHFTVGIVDDVTHLSLPLEPNFSIEAADSLRAVFVGLGSDGTVGANKNTLKIVGDATGLHGQGYFVYDSKKAGSITVSHLRFSPQPIHASHLIEQAQLLACHHWDFLERFDLLELAAPGGTLLLNAPWPAEQCWAQLPERVQQLIQRKRLRVFVLNAAAIAREHGLGGRINTVMQVAFFAVANLMPLEQALNAMRTAIQKSYGRKGAQVVAANLAAIEAARTQLQELVVPAAKEPTALAELPIPAALAEAPAALRELLLPQLQRRGDQLPVSALPCDGSFATATSQWEKRNIAEQVPVWEPDLCVQCGKCVMVCPHAVIRAKVAEPEALAAAPEGFRSAPARDAHWSGQRFTIQVSAEDCTGCNLCVEVCPARDRREPRRKALNMAPQRPLREQNRQHWPFFLELPEANRTALNLHHINQQQLQRPLFEFSGACAGCGETPYLKLASQLFGDRMVVANATGCSSIYGGNLPTTPWATNAEGRGPAWSNSLFEDNAEFGLGFRVAFDQRRRRAEQLLRQQAAELPEALVDGLLHADQGDEAGIHEQRQRVAELKQRTTAAELLDLADDLVKRSVWIVGGDGWAYDIGYGGLDHLLASHHDVNVLVLDTEVYSNTGGQMSKATPKGAVAKFASGGKPSAKKDLGLMAMTYGHVYVASVAMGARDEHTLRCFLEAEAYPGPSLIVAYSHCIAHGIDMAKGMAQQQQAVDAGRWLLYRHDPRRLEQGLPPLQLDCRSPHLPLDEAMASENRFRMLRYSHPEQARALTQEAQHELKERWQRYQRLAQPSEPAP